A genomic stretch from Lathyrus oleraceus cultivar Zhongwan6 chromosome 2, CAAS_Psat_ZW6_1.0, whole genome shotgun sequence includes:
- the LOC127123088 gene encoding uncharacterized protein LOC127123088 — translation MATTLSLSFSLDPQNRFNIITTTTKTTRRFTFSSLPHRKPLIPNPHFKLSSSSHSQSQTLTEPIIQTGKFLTNDELDKLQFLSSFLYSQQLESGTVWVRVMRDNEVDPIVCLLADSFSESMMFPKGYINVLRFLVKRYLVERRSSMLHMATLVGFYRGVVDGEDGEMQLAGTVEISFDKNGANASIPSPTPPRDSPYICNMAVDKSLRR, via the coding sequence ATGGCTACAACACTTTCACTTTCCTTCTCCTTAGACCCTCAAAACCGCTTCAACATCATCACCACCACCACCAAAACGACTCGTCGTTTTACATTCTCATCTCTTCCTCATAGAAAACCCCTAATCCCAAATCCCCACTTCAAACTCTCATCTTCTTCCCATTCCCAATCCCAAACCCTAACCGAACCCATCATTCAAACAGGTAAATTCCTCACAAACGACGAACTTGACAAACTCCAATTCCTCTCCTCCTTCCTCTACTCACAGCAACTCGAATCCGGTACGGTTTGGGTTCGAGTCATGAGAGACAACGAAGTGGATCCCATTGTGTGTTTACTCGCGGATTCGTTTTCGGAATCGATGATGTTTCCGAAAGGATATATCAATGTGTTGAGGTTTCTTGTGAAACGGTATTTGGTTGAGCGAAGGAGTTCGATGCTGCATATGGCGACGCTGGTTGGGTTTTATAGAGGGGTTGTTGATGGGGAAGATGGAGAAATGCAGTTGGCGGGGACTGTTGAGATTTCTTTTGATAAAAATGGTGCTAATGCTTCGATTCCTTCGCCTACTCCTCCGAGGGATTCTCCTTACATTTGTAACATGGCTGTGGATAAATCTCTCAGAAGGTAA